Proteins encoded by one window of Streptomyces sp. ALI-76-A:
- a CDS encoding Lrp/AsnC family transcriptional regulator, whose protein sequence is MQSDLVASRSADPRDPRESRESRNGTTPHPDAVSLAIIEQLQEDGRRPYAAIGKAVGLSEAAVRQRVQKLLDQGVMQIVAVTDPLTVGFRRQAMVGVRVEGDAESVADALTAMDECEYVVMTAGSFDLMVEIVCEDDDHLLDVINKRMRAIPGVRSTESFVYLKLKKQTYMWGTR, encoded by the coding sequence GTGCAGAGTGACCTGGTGGCCAGTCGAAGCGCAGACCCCAGGGACCCGCGGGAGAGCCGCGAGTCCAGGAACGGCACCACCCCGCATCCGGATGCCGTCTCCCTCGCCATCATCGAACAGCTCCAGGAGGACGGCCGCCGGCCGTACGCCGCCATCGGCAAGGCCGTGGGCCTGTCCGAGGCGGCCGTGCGCCAGCGCGTCCAGAAGCTGCTCGACCAGGGCGTGATGCAGATCGTCGCCGTCACGGACCCGCTCACCGTGGGCTTCCGCCGGCAGGCGATGGTCGGCGTCCGGGTCGAAGGGGACGCGGAGTCGGTGGCCGACGCCCTGACCGCCATGGACGAGTGCGAGTACGTGGTGATGACCGCGGGCTCCTTCGACCTGATGGTGGAGATCGTCTGCGAGGACGACGACCACCTCCTGGACGTCATCAACAAGCGCATGCGAGCCATCCCCGGAGTGCGCTCCACCGAGAGCTTCGTCTACCTCAAGCTGAAGAAGCAGACCTACATGTGGGGAACCCGATGA
- a CDS encoding gamma-aminobutyraldehyde dehydrogenase: MSTELRGLRTLRNYIAGEFRDAADGRTTEVVNPATGEAYATAPLSGAADVDAAMAAAAAAFPAWRDTTPAERQKALLKIADAFEERAEELIAAEVENTGKPIGLTRTEEIPPMVDQIRFFAGAARMLEGRSAGEYMEGLTSIVRREPVGVCAQVAPWNYPMMMAVWKFAPAIAAGNTVVLKPSDTTPASTVLIADIIGSILPKGVFNVLCGDRDTGRLMVEHPTPAMASITGSVRAGMSVAESAAKDVKRVHLELGGKAPVVVFDDTDIAKAVEDISVAGFFNAGQDCTAATRVLVQEAIHDEFVAALAKAAAATKTGQPDDEDVLYGPLNNPNQLQQVSGFIERLPAHARVETGGKRVGDKGYFFAPTVVSGLKQDDEIIQKEVFGPVITVQSFAGEDQAVEWANGVEYALASSVWTKDHGRAMRMSKKLDFGCVWINTHIPLVAEMPHGGFKKSGYGKDLSGYGFDDYTRIKHVMTSLDG; the protein is encoded by the coding sequence GTGAGCACCGAGCTGCGTGGGCTGCGCACACTTCGTAACTACATCGCCGGTGAGTTCCGGGACGCCGCCGACGGACGGACCACCGAGGTGGTCAACCCCGCCACGGGTGAGGCGTACGCGACCGCGCCGCTGTCCGGAGCGGCGGACGTGGACGCCGCCATGGCGGCCGCCGCCGCGGCCTTCCCGGCCTGGCGCGACACGACCCCCGCCGAGCGTCAGAAGGCCCTCCTGAAGATCGCGGACGCGTTCGAGGAGCGCGCCGAGGAACTCATCGCGGCCGAGGTGGAGAACACTGGCAAGCCGATCGGGCTGACCCGCACCGAGGAGATCCCGCCGATGGTCGACCAGATCCGCTTCTTCGCGGGCGCGGCCCGGATGCTGGAGGGGCGCTCGGCCGGCGAGTACATGGAGGGGCTGACCTCGATCGTCCGCCGGGAGCCGGTCGGCGTCTGCGCGCAGGTCGCGCCGTGGAACTACCCGATGATGATGGCCGTGTGGAAGTTCGCGCCGGCGATCGCCGCGGGCAACACGGTCGTGCTCAAGCCGTCGGACACCACCCCGGCGTCCACGGTCCTGATCGCCGACATCATCGGCTCGATCCTGCCCAAGGGCGTCTTCAACGTCCTGTGCGGCGACCGGGACACCGGCCGCCTGATGGTCGAGCACCCCACCCCGGCGATGGCCTCCATCACCGGTTCGGTGCGCGCGGGCATGTCGGTCGCGGAGTCCGCGGCGAAGGACGTCAAGCGGGTCCACCTGGAGCTCGGCGGCAAGGCGCCGGTCGTCGTCTTCGACGACACCGACATCGCCAAGGCCGTCGAGGACATCTCGGTCGCGGGCTTCTTCAACGCCGGTCAGGACTGTACGGCCGCCACCCGCGTCCTGGTCCAGGAGGCCATCCACGACGAGTTCGTGGCCGCGCTGGCGAAGGCCGCCGCCGCGACGAAGACCGGACAGCCGGACGACGAGGACGTGCTGTACGGGCCGCTGAACAACCCGAACCAGCTCCAGCAGGTCTCCGGCTTCATCGAGCGGCTGCCCGCGCACGCGCGGGTGGAGACCGGCGGCAAGCGCGTCGGCGACAAGGGGTACTTCTTCGCCCCGACCGTCGTCTCCGGGCTCAAGCAGGACGACGAGATCATCCAGAAGGAGGTCTTCGGCCCGGTCATCACCGTCCAGTCCTTCGCCGGCGAGGACCAGGCGGTGGAGTGGGCCAACGGCGTCGAGTACGCCCTCGCCTCCTCCGTGTGGACCAAGGACCACGGCCGTGCGATGCGGATGTCCAAGAAGCTCGACTTCGGCTGCGTGTGGATCAACACCCACATCCCGCTGGTCGCCGAGATGCCGCACGGCGGCTTCAAGAAGTCCGGCTACGGCAAGGACCTCTCGGGCTACGGCTTCGACGACTACACGCGGATCAAGCACGTGATGACGTCGCTGGACGGGTGA
- a CDS encoding serine hydrolase domain-containing protein: MRVRRRTTALAASVVLALGAGPLAAPAFAASAPAPAAAHGTTTGGPDTAALNTALQNLPDRNATFALVRVGGRDGTWRGSAGVRDLRSGAAADPDARFRAGSTTKVVTAAVVLDLAAQRRIDLNAPVQRYLPGLLTRDFRPITVRQLLNHTSGIQPGDGLGTTFEEAYAHRFDTLTPQEVVASAVAKGPEFRPGERQHYLNINYTVLGMLIEKVTGNSYASEATRRVLLPAGMRDTYFPGTDPRVLGPHNAGYQAVKRADGTTDLVDVTDWNQADRWAAGDMISTTADLERLVNRLYRGDLVPRPQLREMFTVPRHIEGATMSAGLERFEFEGRVYWLKSGARYGYGTLVAATRNLSRTLVVSVGATDAKSEGMNPVTERIARAALR; this comes from the coding sequence ATGCGCGTCCGCCGACGCACGACCGCCCTCGCCGCCTCCGTCGTTCTCGCCCTGGGCGCCGGCCCGCTGGCCGCCCCCGCGTTCGCCGCGTCCGCGCCCGCCCCGGCCGCCGCGCACGGCACGACGACCGGCGGCCCGGACACCGCCGCGCTGAACACCGCGCTCCAGAACCTCCCGGACCGGAACGCGACGTTCGCCCTGGTACGGGTCGGCGGCAGGGACGGCACCTGGCGCGGCAGCGCGGGCGTGCGGGACCTGCGGAGCGGGGCCGCGGCGGACCCGGACGCCCGGTTCCGGGCGGGCTCGACGACGAAGGTGGTGACGGCGGCCGTCGTGCTGGACCTGGCGGCTCAGCGGCGGATCGATCTGAACGCGCCCGTACAGCGCTACCTTCCGGGCCTGCTGACCAGGGACTTCCGGCCGATCACTGTACGGCAGCTGCTGAACCACACCAGCGGCATCCAGCCCGGCGACGGTCTCGGGACCACCTTCGAGGAGGCGTACGCGCACCGTTTCGACACGCTGACCCCCCAGGAGGTGGTGGCGTCGGCGGTGGCGAAGGGCCCGGAGTTCCGCCCGGGCGAGCGTCAGCACTACCTGAACATCAACTACACGGTCCTCGGCATGCTGATCGAGAAGGTGACGGGGAACTCCTACGCCTCGGAGGCAACCCGGCGCGTGCTGCTGCCCGCCGGGATGCGGGACACGTACTTCCCCGGCACGGACCCGAGGGTCCTGGGCCCGCACAACGCGGGCTACCAGGCGGTGAAGCGGGCCGACGGCACCACGGACCTCGTGGACGTGACGGACTGGAACCAGGCGGACCGGTGGGCGGCCGGCGACATGATCTCCACGACCGCGGACCTGGAACGGCTGGTGAACCGCCTCTACCGGGGCGACCTGGTGCCCCGCCCGCAACTGCGGGAGATGTTCACGGTCCCGAGGCACATCGAGGGCGCCACCATGAGCGCCGGTCTGGAGCGCTTCGAGTTCGAGGGCCGGGTCTACTGGCTGAAGTCGGGCGCGCGGTACGGCTACGGCACGCTGGTCGCCGCGACCCGGAACCTGTCGCGCACCCTCGTGGTGTCCGTCGGCGCGACGGACGCCAAGAGCGAGGGCATGAACCCGGTGACGGAGCGGATCGCGCGGGCCGCCCTCCGGTAG
- a CDS encoding sigma-70 family RNA polymerase sigma factor: MDTRDWRDTIAAAQAGDRRALDELVAGWLPLVYNIVGRALNGHADVDDVVQETMLRAVDHLGSLRDPDSFRSWLVAIAMRQIRDRARRRTPARLDESAPRDAADFAELTVLRLQLEGQRREVAEAVRWLDDEDRQLLSLWWLEVAGELTRRDLAAAVGISRQHAAVRVQRMKERLETSRGIVRALDGACPGLRDLTGRWDGSPDSVWRKRLARHIRGCGYCGDARASVVPAERLLVGIALVPVPVGFTLSLALGGKTAVAATAVGASLGTSAGWSAKVLSALTQPLVAVTAGATMVAGGAYVVTRTPDAPPPRAAVTSPGPTATSAQAPPTVASPSPSPSPSSSSSPSPSRSQPRPRPADAYGSVVDGVDRAPDPDAVPAALPHRPEPGITSTGGAHAVLNHRGDGVTLTGRGYVLVRWQISPKYRPGGLVMPAWTGLRGRLFHVASGGGRRMDDPLPGTPDGYATGMGGPDIGYAVLPDGTQQMWQNEYFYVDGDVTLTVNERGADYGVSVFPTTWDAVTEDITTGPAQGVIRHGLVRDTGTDAAPVPQYVTRANPADPATVPQDSRV; encoded by the coding sequence GTGGACACGCGGGACTGGCGCGACACCATCGCGGCGGCGCAGGCCGGCGACCGGCGGGCGCTGGACGAGCTGGTCGCGGGCTGGCTCCCGCTGGTCTACAACATCGTGGGCCGGGCGCTGAACGGCCACGCCGACGTCGACGACGTCGTGCAGGAGACCATGCTGCGAGCCGTCGACCACCTCGGCTCGCTGCGCGACCCGGACAGCTTCCGGTCCTGGCTGGTGGCGATCGCCATGCGGCAGATCCGGGACCGCGCCCGCCGCCGGACCCCGGCCCGGCTGGACGAGTCGGCCCCGCGGGACGCCGCCGACTTCGCCGAGCTGACCGTCCTCAGGCTCCAGCTGGAGGGCCAGCGGCGCGAGGTCGCGGAGGCGGTGCGCTGGCTCGACGACGAGGACCGGCAACTGCTGTCGCTGTGGTGGCTGGAGGTCGCCGGCGAACTCACCCGGCGGGACCTCGCGGCGGCCGTCGGCATCAGCCGGCAGCACGCCGCCGTACGCGTCCAGCGGATGAAGGAACGCCTGGAGACCTCGCGCGGCATCGTGCGGGCCCTGGACGGCGCCTGCCCCGGCCTGCGCGACCTGACCGGCCGCTGGGACGGCTCCCCGGACTCGGTCTGGCGCAAGCGGCTGGCCCGGCACATCCGGGGCTGCGGCTACTGCGGCGACGCCCGCGCGTCGGTCGTACCGGCGGAGCGTCTGCTCGTCGGGATCGCGCTCGTCCCGGTGCCGGTCGGCTTCACGCTCTCGCTGGCCCTCGGCGGCAAGACGGCCGTCGCCGCGACCGCCGTCGGCGCGTCTCTCGGCACCTCCGCCGGCTGGTCCGCCAAGGTGCTGAGCGCGCTGACCCAACCGCTGGTCGCCGTGACGGCGGGCGCGACCATGGTCGCGGGCGGCGCCTACGTCGTCACGCGGACCCCGGACGCCCCGCCCCCGCGCGCCGCCGTCACCTCCCCGGGCCCGACCGCCACATCCGCCCAGGCGCCCCCGACCGTCGCCTCCCCTTCGCCCTCCCCTTCCCCTTCCTCTTCCTCTTCCCCCTCGCCCTCCCGGTCGCAGCCCCGGCCGCGCCCGGCCGACGCCTACGGCAGCGTCGTCGACGGTGTCGACCGGGCACCCGACCCGGACGCCGTGCCCGCGGCCCTGCCGCACCGGCCCGAGCCCGGGATCACCAGCACCGGCGGCGCGCACGCCGTGCTGAACCACCGTGGCGACGGCGTCACGCTCACCGGGCGGGGCTATGTCCTCGTCCGCTGGCAGATCTCCCCCAAGTACCGGCCCGGCGGCCTGGTGATGCCCGCCTGGACCGGCCTCAGGGGCCGGCTCTTCCACGTGGCCTCGGGCGGCGGCCGCCGCATGGACGACCCGCTCCCCGGCACCCCCGACGGCTACGCCACCGGCATGGGCGGACCGGACATCGGCTACGCCGTCCTGCCGGACGGCACCCAGCAGATGTGGCAGAACGAGTACTTCTACGTCGACGGCGACGTCACCCTCACGGTGAACGAGCGGGGCGCCGACTACGGCGTCAGCGTCTTCCCGACGACCTGGGACGCGGTGACCGAGGACATCACGACCGGCCCCGCCCAGGGTGTGATCCGCCACGGCCTGGTCCGTGACACCGGCACGGACGCGGCGCCGGTGCCGCAGTACGTCACCCGCGCGAACCCGGCCGATCCGGCGACCGTCCCTCAGGACTCCCGCGTGTGA
- a CDS encoding glycerophosphodiester phosphodiesterase, translating into MQKLTAVAHRGDPYRVRENTVDSLRSALRRGADAVEIDVRLTRDGVPVLLHDHTLKRLWEHDRPLLALSADEVRGLTDGRVPTLAEALDATDGSRVMLDLPGTPDVRVARRIVDVVRERGAQDRVYYCAGAPAMLAVRAADAAAEIALTWTTLAPPRPALLAAVRPRWLNYRFGLVDRALADRVHADGHLLSVWTPDTRRSMRRLLALGVDSITTNRIDTLCALRDSDCDNSGGTGTGRPLPANRPVATGHTGITGRGAQGGS; encoded by the coding sequence ATGCAGAAGCTGACCGCCGTGGCCCACCGCGGCGACCCCTACCGGGTCCGTGAGAACACCGTCGACTCACTGCGTTCCGCGCTCCGGCGGGGCGCGGACGCGGTCGAGATCGACGTACGGCTCACCCGGGACGGCGTCCCCGTCCTGCTGCACGACCACACGTTGAAGCGGCTGTGGGAGCACGACCGGCCGCTGCTCGCGCTGTCCGCCGACGAGGTGCGCGGGCTCACGGACGGCAGGGTGCCGACGCTCGCGGAGGCCCTCGACGCGACCGACGGCAGCCGGGTGATGCTCGACCTGCCGGGCACCCCCGACGTGCGGGTGGCCCGCCGGATCGTGGACGTCGTCCGCGAGCGCGGGGCACAGGACCGCGTCTACTACTGCGCGGGCGCCCCGGCCATGCTCGCGGTCCGCGCCGCCGACGCGGCCGCGGAGATCGCGCTGACCTGGACGACGCTGGCGCCGCCCCGGCCCGCGTTGCTGGCGGCGGTACGGCCGCGCTGGCTCAACTACCGCTTCGGGCTGGTGGACCGCGCCCTCGCCGACCGCGTGCACGCCGACGGCCACCTGCTCTCCGTCTGGACCCCCGACACCCGCCGCTCCATGCGCCGCCTGCTCGCCCTGGGCGTCGACTCGATCACCACCAACCGCATCGACACCCTGTGCGCCCTGCGCGACAGCGACTGCGACAACAGCGGCGGCACCGGCACCGGCCGGCCCCTGCCCGCGAACCGCCCCGTGGCCACGGGGCACACCGGAATCACCGGACGCGGCGCCCAGGGCGGGAGCTAG
- a CDS encoding adenosine deaminase, giving the protein MCTALDQPITRAAPRPVPGALPGEAPMTDHLVDAHVPRDLRAFIASLPKAELHVHHVGSASPRIVSQLAARHPDSKVPTDPEALADYFSFTDFAHFIDVYLSVVDLVRTPEDVRLLTYEVARELARQQVRYAELTITPFSSVRRGIDELAFMAAIEDARKAAEAEFGTVLRWCFDIPGEAGLEAAEETTRLATDDRVRPEGLVSFGLGGPEIGVPRPQFKPYFDRAIAAGLRSVPHAGETTGPETVWDALTHLRAERIGHGTSSARDEKLLAHLAEHRIALEVCPTSNIATRAVPALDEHPIKEFVRAGVLVTVNSDDPPMFGTDLNNEYAVAARLLDLDERGVAELAKNAVEASFLDAAGRTRIKDEIDAYTAAWLAS; this is encoded by the coding sequence ATGTGCACCGCACTCGATCAGCCGATCACCCGCGCCGCACCCCGCCCGGTGCCCGGCGCCCTGCCCGGGGAGGCCCCCATGACCGACCACCTCGTCGACGCACATGTCCCCCGCGACCTGCGCGCCTTCATCGCGTCGCTGCCCAAGGCCGAACTGCACGTGCACCACGTGGGCTCCGCCTCCCCGCGCATCGTCTCCCAACTGGCCGCCCGCCACCCCGACTCCAAGGTGCCCACCGACCCCGAGGCCCTGGCCGACTACTTCTCCTTCACGGACTTCGCCCACTTCATCGACGTGTACCTGTCCGTCGTCGACCTGGTCCGCACCCCGGAGGACGTACGGCTGCTGACGTACGAGGTGGCCCGGGAACTGGCCCGTCAGCAGGTGCGCTACGCCGAGCTGACCATCACCCCGTTCTCCTCGGTCCGGCGCGGGATAGACGAGCTCGCGTTCATGGCGGCGATCGAGGACGCCCGCAAGGCGGCGGAGGCCGAGTTCGGGACCGTCCTGCGCTGGTGCTTCGACATCCCCGGCGAGGCCGGCCTGGAGGCCGCCGAGGAGACGACCCGGCTGGCCACCGACGACCGGGTGCGGCCGGAGGGACTGGTCTCCTTCGGGCTCGGCGGACCCGAGATCGGTGTGCCCCGGCCGCAGTTCAAGCCGTACTTCGACCGGGCGATCGCCGCCGGACTGCGGTCGGTGCCGCACGCCGGCGAGACCACCGGCCCCGAGACGGTGTGGGACGCGCTCACCCACCTGCGCGCCGAGCGCATCGGACACGGCACCAGCTCCGCGCGCGACGAGAAGCTCCTCGCCCACCTCGCCGAGCACCGGATCGCGCTGGAGGTGTGCCCCACCTCCAACATCGCCACGCGCGCGGTCCCGGCCCTCGACGAGCACCCGATCAAGGAGTTCGTGCGGGCCGGGGTGCTGGTCACCGTCAACTCCGACGACCCGCCGATGTTCGGCACCGACCTCAACAACGAGTACGCGGTCGCCGCCCGGCTGCTGGACCTCGACGAGCGGGGCGTGGCCGAGCTGGCGAAGAACGCGGTCGAGGCGTCGTTCCTGGACGCGGCCGGCCGGACCCGGATCAAGGACGAGATCGACGCGTACACCGCTGCCTGGCTCGCCTCCTGA
- a CDS encoding DUF4190 domain-containing protein, giving the protein MTDATEPNGGAGGGHDPWAAPENKPSLDKNQAPGTGETPGTGRPPASQPPSVHNQATVTSMPAADGFAAPGHGSPGYPPPGAAASPGATASGGPGAVPPPPVAPTGPAAPGGYGYPSYPPGYGWPGMQPPPQNGMGIAAMVLGILSCCLFCLYGIVSIVLGILAVVFGLKGKKRAERGEANNHGQAQAGLITGVIGIILGVAVIVLLAIGITAAINSDDYYDDPYNALRAAAASASTTVAHH; this is encoded by the coding sequence ATGACGGACGCGACGGAGCCGAACGGCGGGGCCGGTGGCGGTCACGACCCCTGGGCGGCGCCGGAGAACAAGCCGTCCCTGGACAAGAACCAGGCGCCCGGCACCGGCGAGACCCCCGGCACCGGCCGACCGCCCGCCTCGCAGCCGCCGTCCGTGCACAACCAGGCCACGGTCACCTCGATGCCCGCCGCCGACGGGTTCGCCGCCCCCGGCCACGGCTCGCCCGGCTACCCGCCGCCCGGCGCCGCGGCCTCCCCGGGCGCGACCGCTTCCGGCGGACCCGGTGCCGTACCTCCCCCGCCCGTCGCGCCCACCGGCCCCGCGGCCCCCGGCGGATACGGCTACCCCTCCTATCCCCCCGGCTACGGCTGGCCCGGTATGCAGCCGCCCCCGCAGAACGGCATGGGCATCGCGGCGATGGTGCTGGGCATCCTGTCCTGCTGCCTGTTCTGCCTCTACGGCATCGTGTCGATCGTGCTCGGCATCCTCGCCGTGGTCTTCGGTCTCAAGGGGAAGAAGCGGGCCGAGCGCGGCGAGGCCAACAATCACGGCCAGGCGCAGGCCGGCCTGATCACGGGCGTCATCGGCATCATCCTGGGCGTCGCGGTGATCGTCCTGCTCGCCATCGGGATCACGGCCGCGATCAACTCGGACGACTACTACGACGACCCCTACAACGCCCTCCGGGCCGCGGCGGCGTCGGCGTCGACGACGGTCGCGCACCACTGA
- a CDS encoding DUF4190 domain-containing protein has translation MSDANPGSGGFGPPPPPPSQPPQQPAGGYAYPQSAPGYGYPSPGPSYPGQAPSYPVAPAVGAYPQTPGYPGYAMAPQPSNGMGTTGLVLGIIGVVCSVTFFLWFFGVILGILGIIFGAIGRGKANRGEATNKGAATAGLVCGIVATVILPLLGVILFASVMGAFGAAS, from the coding sequence ATGTCCGACGCCAATCCCGGATCCGGTGGGTTCGGGCCACCGCCACCGCCGCCGTCGCAACCGCCGCAGCAGCCGGCCGGGGGCTACGCCTATCCGCAGTCCGCTCCGGGCTACGGCTATCCGAGCCCGGGTCCGTCCTATCCGGGCCAGGCCCCGTCCTATCCGGTGGCTCCCGCGGTGGGCGCCTACCCGCAGACGCCCGGTTACCCCGGCTACGCCATGGCGCCGCAGCCGAGCAACGGCATGGGCACGACGGGGCTGGTGCTGGGCATCATCGGCGTCGTGTGCAGCGTGACGTTCTTCCTGTGGTTCTTCGGGGTCATCCTCGGGATCCTCGGCATCATCTTCGGCGCGATCGGCCGCGGCAAGGCCAACCGCGGCGAGGCCACCAACAAGGGCGCGGCGACCGCCGGACTGGTCTGCGGGATCGTCGCCACCGTGATCCTCCCGCTGCTGGGGGTCATCCTGTTCGCGAGCGTGATGGGTGCCTTCGGGGCGGCGTCCTGA
- a CDS encoding NADAR family protein, giving the protein MAGTTGKIDSHEALVRQVRAGARIKYLHFWGHRPRPDGRVGASCLSQWWPSPFTVDGVSYATAEHWMMARKARLFDDAQAERQALAARSPAEAKKAGRLVRGFDDETWRRERFQIVVEGSVHKFAAHPELRWFLLTTGTRVLVEASPVDRVWGIGLAADDEAAQDPERWRGPNLLGFALMEARERLRAG; this is encoded by the coding sequence ATGGCGGGAACCACGGGGAAGATCGACTCGCACGAGGCGCTGGTCAGGCAGGTCAGGGCGGGGGCGCGGATCAAGTATCTGCACTTCTGGGGCCACCGGCCGCGCCCGGACGGCCGGGTGGGGGCGAGCTGTCTGAGCCAGTGGTGGCCGTCGCCGTTCACGGTGGACGGCGTCTCCTACGCGACTGCCGAGCACTGGATGATGGCGCGCAAGGCGCGGCTGTTCGACGACGCCCAGGCGGAGCGGCAGGCGCTGGCGGCCAGATCGCCGGCCGAGGCCAAGAAGGCGGGCCGGCTCGTGCGCGGCTTCGACGACGAGACCTGGCGGCGCGAGCGGTTCCAGATCGTGGTCGAGGGCAGCGTCCACAAGTTCGCCGCGCACCCCGAGCTGCGCTGGTTCCTGCTGACCACCGGCACCCGGGTGCTGGTGGAGGCGAGCCCCGTGGACCGGGTGTGGGGCATCGGTCTGGCCGCGGACGACGAGGCGGCTCAGGATCCCGAGCGGTGGCGCGGGCCGAACCTGCTGGGCTTCGCGCTGATGGAGGCGCGGGAGCGGCTGCGGGCCGGATGA
- a CDS encoding gamma-aminobutyraldehyde dehydrogenase produces MHNPGTATPGRFAPQEHLADGAQFIAGRPAQGTSGRTHAVVDPATGEEVYPYELASAADVDAAVAAARAAFPGWSSATPGERSDALHRFAAVLAERAEVFARAESLQCGKPLKLSREFDVPGTIDNIAFFAGAARHLQGQSAGEYSGDHTSYVRREPIGVVGSVAPWNYPLQMAAWKILPAIAAGNTIVLKPAELTPLTSLLFARAATDAGIPDGVVNIVTGTGTQAGERLVGHPDVAMTSFTGSTAVGKRVAEIATATVKRLHLELGGKAPFLVFDDADLEAAVHGAVAGALINTGQDCTAATRAYVQRPLYEAFVERTAALMETVRLGDPFAPGTDLGPLISHAQRDRVAGFVDRARAYARVVTGGEAPQGDLRNGAYYRPTLIADAAQDSEIVQSEIFGPVLAVLPFDTDDEGIRLANDTPYGLAASAWSRDVYRAGRATREIKAGCVWVNDHIPIISEMPHGGYRASGFGKDMSAYSFEEYTQIKHVMFDNTAVPRKDWHRTIFGDR; encoded by the coding sequence ATGCACAACCCGGGCACTGCCACCCCCGGCCGGTTCGCGCCCCAGGAACACCTCGCGGACGGCGCCCAGTTCATCGCGGGCCGCCCGGCCCAGGGCACCTCCGGCCGTACGCACGCGGTCGTCGACCCGGCGACCGGCGAGGAGGTGTATCCGTACGAACTGGCGAGCGCCGCCGACGTGGACGCGGCCGTGGCCGCTGCCCGCGCGGCCTTCCCGGGCTGGTCGTCGGCCACCCCGGGCGAGCGTTCCGACGCCCTGCACCGGTTCGCCGCCGTGCTGGCCGAGCGCGCGGAGGTGTTCGCCCGCGCGGAGTCCCTCCAGTGCGGCAAGCCGCTGAAGCTGAGCCGCGAGTTCGACGTCCCGGGCACGATCGACAACATCGCGTTCTTCGCGGGCGCCGCCCGGCACCTCCAGGGACAGTCCGCCGGCGAGTACTCCGGCGACCACACCTCGTACGTCCGCCGCGAGCCCATCGGCGTCGTCGGCTCCGTCGCACCCTGGAACTACCCCCTCCAGATGGCCGCCTGGAAGATCCTCCCGGCCATCGCCGCGGGCAACACGATCGTGCTCAAGCCCGCCGAGCTCACCCCGCTCACCTCGCTGCTCTTCGCCCGGGCGGCCACCGACGCCGGGATCCCGGACGGTGTCGTCAACATCGTCACCGGCACCGGCACGCAGGCCGGCGAACGCCTCGTCGGCCACCCGGACGTGGCCATGACCTCGTTCACCGGCTCCACCGCCGTCGGCAAGCGCGTCGCCGAGATCGCCACGGCCACCGTCAAGCGCCTCCACCTGGAGCTCGGCGGCAAGGCGCCCTTCCTGGTCTTCGACGACGCCGACCTGGAGGCGGCCGTCCACGGCGCGGTCGCGGGCGCGCTCATCAACACCGGGCAGGACTGCACGGCCGCCACGCGCGCGTACGTGCAGCGGCCCCTCTACGAGGCGTTCGTCGAGCGGACGGCCGCCCTCATGGAGACGGTCCGGCTGGGCGATCCCTTCGCGCCGGGCACCGATCTCGGCCCGCTGATCTCACACGCCCAGCGCGACCGGGTGGCCGGGTTCGTCGACCGGGCGCGGGCCTACGCGCGCGTGGTGACCGGCGGTGAGGCCCCGCAGGGGGATCTCAGGAACGGCGCCTACTATCGCCCCACCCTGATCGCGGACGCCGCCCAGGACAGCGAGATCGTCCAGTCCGAGATCTTCGGGCCGGTCCTGGCCGTCCTGCCCTTCGACACCGACGACGAGGGGATCCGGCTGGCCAACGACACCCCGTACGGGCTCGCCGCCTCCGCCTGGAGCCGGGACGTCTACCGGGCAGGCCGCGCCACCCGCGAGATCAAGGCGGGCTGCGTCTGGGTCAACGACCACATTCCGATCATCAGCGAGATGCCCCACGGCGGGTACCGGGCGTCCGGCTTCGGCAAGGACATGTCCGCGTACTCGTTCGAGGAGTACACGCAGATCAAGCACGTCATGTTCGACAACACGGCGGTGCCCCGCAAGGACTGGCACCGCACGATCTTCGGGGACCGATAG